From a single Arachis hypogaea cultivar Tifrunner chromosome 3, arahy.Tifrunner.gnm2.J5K5, whole genome shotgun sequence genomic region:
- the LOC140182612 gene encoding beta-adaptin-like protein C, which yields MPIMQLYYQLLSIDVVRNLCKKMAPPLVTLLYAKPEIQYVALRNINLMVQRRPQILAHEIKKGCSRNWSLCNQIRDDSGTEGPQQMIQAAKDVVLAKKPVITDDSNQLDSSLLDELLVNITTLSSVYHKPPDAFVTRAHTSAQKAEDEEYPEGSETAYSESSSANPANGAVSTPASVALPSPPPAVPEPDLLGDLMSLVPADEPATPAG from the exons ATGCCAATTATGCAGTTGTACTATCAGCTGTTaag CATTGATGTGGTTCGAAATCTCTGTAAAAAGATGGCTCCCCCTCTTGTGACATTACTCTATGCAAAACCCGAAATACAATATGTAGCCCTGCGGAATATCAATCTTATGGTACAAAGAAGACCACAAATTCTTGCCCATGAAATTAAG AAAGGCTGTTCGCGCAATTGGTCGTTGTGCAATCAAATTAGAGATGATTCAGGTACCGAGGGCCCACAACAGATGATTCAG GCAGCTAAGGATGTTGTGTTAGCTAAGAAACCTGTAATAACTGATGACTCAAACCAACTTGATTCGTCTCTACTTGATGAGCTCCTTGTCAACATTACTACATTATCTTCAGTTTATCACAAGCCTCCAGATGCATTTGTAACCCGTGCACACACCTCAGCCCAGAAAGCTGAAGATGAAGAGTATCCTGAGGGAAGTGAAACAGCATATTCTGAGTCATCTTCTGCAAATCCTGCCAATGGTGCTGTTTCAACCCCGGCATCCGTTGCACTGCCATCACCTCCACCTGCCGTGCCTGAGCCGGATTTACTTGGTGATTTGATGAGTCTTGTTCCTGCTGATGAACCAGCTACTCCTGCCGGATGA